The following proteins come from a genomic window of Winogradskyella sp. PC-19:
- a CDS encoding OmpH family outer membrane protein, whose protein sequence is MKSVFKLLIIAILFSSCQEQKKTGFVNNGDVLNEFQMKKDIEATYKIRNEVFQRRMDSIENEFQVEVKAFQLAQSRMSQKKAQEKYNELGQRNQILTQQFQKDQQVLQIGFNKEMDSVVKKMNAFVKDYGKTNGYAYIFGQNEAGSVIYGEEASDLTKTITDALNAEYNTEEESTEEEK, encoded by the coding sequence ATGAAATCTGTATTCAAATTATTAATCATAGCTATTCTATTTTCATCTTGCCAAGAGCAGAAAAAAACAGGCTTCGTAAATAACGGAGATGTTCTTAACGAATTCCAGATGAAAAAAGATATTGAAGCAACTTATAAAATACGTAACGAAGTTTTTCAGAGAAGAATGGATAGTATCGAGAATGAGTTTCAGGTAGAGGTAAAAGCATTTCAATTAGCGCAGTCTAGAATGTCACAAAAAAAGGCTCAAGAAAAATATAACGAGTTAGGTCAAAGAAATCAGATATTAACTCAACAATTTCAGAAAGACCAGCAAGTTCTTCAGATTGGCTTCAATAAAGAAATGGACTCTGTTGTAAAAAAGATGAATGCTTTTGTAAAAGATTATGGAAAGACTAATGGTTACGCATATATATTTGGCCAAAATGAAGCAGGAAGTGTTATATATGGAGAAGAAGCGAGTGATTTAACTAAAACAATTACAGATGCTTTAAACGCTGAGTACAATACCGAAGAAGAAAGTACAGAGGAAGAGAAATAA
- the mnmG gene encoding tRNA uridine-5-carboxymethylaminomethyl(34) synthesis enzyme MnmG translates to MFNEVYDVIVVGAGHAGSEAAAAAANMGSKTLLITMNLQNIAQMSCNPAMGGIAKGQIVREIDALGGYSGIVSDTSAIQFKMLNKSKGPAMWSPRVQSDRMRFAEDWRILLENTRNLDFYQEMVSGLIVNNGKVEGVKTSLGIEVKAKSVVLTNGTFLNGLIHIGEKNFGGGRAGERAATGITEQLLDFGFDSGRMKTGTPPRVDGRSLDYSKMTEQPGDENPDKFSYLDTTQPLKNQRSCHMTYTSQEVHDLLKEGFDRSPMFNGRIKSVGPRYCPSIEDKINRFADKDRHQLFVEPEGWNTCEVYVNGFSTSLPEDVQFKALRSVVGFENVKFFRPGYAIEYDYFPPTQLKHTLETKLVDGLFFAGQINGTTGYEEAASQGLMAGINASLQVQEKEAFTLRRDEAYIGVLIDDLITKGTEEPYRMFTSRAEYRTLLRQDNADFRLTPRGYELGLASEQRLRRMEEKQSKSDNFVQFFKDTSVEPKEINPILEAKNSAQVRQKDKMFKLFARPQISMSDMRKVASVNSYILENNLDTEILEQAEIQVKYAGYIEKEKSNADKLQRLENVKIPKGFDYSKLQSMSLEARGKLSDIQPVTVSQASRISGVSPADISVLLVYLGR, encoded by the coding sequence ATGTTTAACGAGGTTTATGATGTTATAGTTGTTGGTGCCGGTCATGCTGGTAGCGAAGCTGCAGCTGCAGCTGCCAATATGGGCAGCAAAACATTGTTAATTACGATGAATCTTCAAAACATTGCGCAGATGTCTTGTAACCCTGCTATGGGTGGAATTGCAAAAGGACAAATCGTTAGAGAGATTGACGCTTTAGGTGGTTATAGCGGAATCGTTTCAGACACATCTGCAATACAGTTTAAGATGCTAAACAAATCTAAAGGACCTGCTATGTGGAGTCCAAGAGTTCAGAGCGATAGAATGCGTTTTGCTGAGGATTGGAGAATACTCCTTGAAAACACTAGAAATTTAGATTTTTATCAAGAAATGGTTTCTGGATTGATAGTTAATAACGGTAAAGTCGAAGGCGTAAAAACATCTCTTGGAATTGAAGTAAAAGCAAAATCAGTAGTACTTACTAACGGAACATTTCTTAATGGGCTAATCCATATTGGAGAAAAGAACTTTGGAGGAGGAAGAGCAGGAGAAAGAGCAGCAACAGGAATAACAGAGCAGTTACTAGATTTCGGCTTTGATTCAGGTAGAATGAAAACAGGAACGCCACCACGTGTTGATGGAAGATCTTTAGATTATTCTAAAATGACAGAGCAACCAGGAGATGAAAACCCGGATAAATTTTCTTATTTGGATACAACTCAACCTTTAAAAAATCAACGTTCTTGTCACATGACTTATACCAGTCAAGAAGTACACGATTTATTAAAAGAAGGTTTTGATAGGTCGCCGATGTTTAATGGAAGAATTAAAAGTGTAGGCCCAAGATATTGTCCATCAATAGAGGATAAGATTAACCGATTTGCAGACAAAGACAGACACCAATTATTTGTAGAACCTGAAGGCTGGAATACCTGCGAAGTTTATGTCAATGGATTCTCTACATCGCTACCCGAAGATGTTCAGTTTAAAGCATTACGTTCTGTAGTCGGTTTTGAGAATGTGAAATTTTTCAGACCAGGCTATGCTATTGAGTATGACTATTTTCCACCAACCCAATTAAAACATACACTAGAAACTAAGTTAGTCGATGGTTTATTTTTCGCTGGACAAATTAATGGAACTACGGGTTACGAAGAAGCAGCTTCTCAAGGGCTAATGGCTGGAATAAATGCTAGTTTACAAGTACAAGAGAAAGAAGCTTTTACCCTTAGAAGAGATGAAGCTTATATAGGGGTTTTAATAGATGATTTAATTACCAAAGGTACAGAGGAGCCTTATCGCATGTTTACTTCTCGAGCAGAATACCGAACGCTTTTAAGGCAAGACAATGCCGATTTTAGATTGACGCCAAGAGGCTACGAATTGGGTCTAGCTTCAGAGCAACGCCTGAGAAGAATGGAAGAAAAGCAGAGTAAATCTGATAATTTCGTTCAGTTCTTTAAAGATACCAGCGTAGAGCCAAAAGAAATAAATCCAATTTTAGAGGCCAAGAACTCAGCTCAAGTAAGGCAAAAGGACAAGATGTTTAAGTTGTTTGCAAGACCTCAAATCAGCATGTCTGATATGCGAAAAGTTGCCTCTGTGAACTCATACATTTTAGAAAATAACTTAGATACTGAAATCCTAGAACAAGCAGAGATTCAGGTTAAGTATGCTGGATATATTGAAAAAGAAAAGAGTAATGCGGATAAACTTCAGAGATTAGAAAATGTAAAAATCCCTAAGGGTTTTGACTACTCAAAATTACAATCTATGAGTTTAGAGGCAAGAGGAAAATTAAGCGATATTCAGCCAGTAACTGTTTCACAAGCATCAAGAATTAGTGGTGTTTCACCTGCGGATATTTCTGTTTTGTTAGTGTATTTAGGACGATAA
- a CDS encoding ATP-binding protein, with translation MLFSEILGQNHIKSHLTKSADAGRIPHAQLFVGPEGSGTLPMAIAYAQYILCSNTNSENTEGNQACNLKFKNLSHPDLHFAFPVTTNDKVKRHPVSSHFLEEWRQLIDQQPYGNLFDWYKMLGVDNKQGQIGVDEALDIVKSLSLKSYEGGYKVMLIWMAEKMNTASANKLLKLIEEPPEKTVFILIAEDEEQIISTIRSRCQVLHFPRLPEVIIAESLVKKYNIDQAIANKIAQQSNGNFNKACDLIYQDSEDIQFEKWFIAWVRSAFKAKGNKSAIRELIAWSEDIAKTGRETQKQFLHFCINYFRQALLLNYKANELVYLEPKSESFKLEKFAPFVHDANIMDITKELQDAIYHIERNGNSKIILTDLSIKLTRLLHKKSQANA, from the coding sequence ATGTTGTTTTCCGAAATTTTAGGTCAAAATCATATCAAGTCTCACTTAACAAAAAGTGCAGACGCGGGTCGTATTCCGCATGCACAATTGTTTGTTGGCCCAGAAGGTTCGGGTACTTTACCGATGGCAATTGCCTATGCACAGTATATTTTGTGTAGTAATACAAATTCTGAAAACACAGAAGGCAATCAAGCTTGTAACCTTAAGTTTAAAAATCTGTCTCATCCGGATTTACATTTTGCATTTCCAGTAACCACTAATGACAAGGTAAAACGCCATCCTGTATCTAGTCATTTTTTAGAAGAGTGGCGACAACTTATTGACCAACAACCTTATGGTAATTTGTTTGATTGGTACAAAATGTTAGGTGTGGATAATAAGCAGGGGCAAATTGGTGTAGACGAAGCTTTGGATATTGTAAAATCCTTAAGTCTAAAATCGTATGAAGGTGGCTACAAAGTAATGCTTATTTGGATGGCTGAAAAGATGAATACTGCATCTGCAAATAAGCTTCTAAAACTCATTGAAGAACCACCTGAAAAAACTGTTTTTATTCTTATTGCTGAAGACGAAGAACAAATTATAAGCACTATTAGGTCACGCTGTCAAGTTTTACACTTTCCGCGTTTACCGGAAGTTATTATTGCAGAATCATTAGTCAAAAAATATAATATCGACCAGGCTATTGCTAATAAAATAGCGCAGCAATCCAACGGAAATTTTAATAAAGCTTGTGACCTTATTTATCAAGATAGTGAAGATATTCAGTTTGAAAAATGGTTTATTGCTTGGGTACGTTCTGCCTTTAAGGCCAAAGGAAATAAGTCAGCAATTAGAGAGTTAATTGCTTGGTCTGAGGATATCGCAAAAACTGGTCGTGAAACACAAAAGCAGTTTTTACATTTTTGCATTAATTACTTTAGACAAGCCTTATTACTAAATTATAAAGCAAACGAATTGGTATATCTAGAGCCAAAATCGGAAAGTTTTAAGCTAGAAAAATTTGCACCTTTTGTGCACGATGCTAATATCATGGATATTACCAAAGAGCTTCAAGATGCTATTTATCATATTGAACGTAACGGAAACTCAAAGATTATTTTAACGGATTTATCTATAAAACTCACAAGATTATTACACAAAAAAAGTCAGGCAAATGCCTGA
- the ybeY gene encoding rRNA maturation RNase YbeY yields MISFNYETDFKLEGENNFSQWISDLIKEENCGEGEINYIFCSDDYLHKINVNFLNHDTLTDIISFDYSVGKELHGDIYISVDRVRDNANDFEVVFSEELSRVMAHGVLHYCGYKDKSEDDAKEMRSKEDYYLSKRI; encoded by the coding sequence ATGATTAGCTTTAATTACGAAACTGACTTTAAACTTGAAGGCGAAAATAACTTTTCACAATGGATCTCCGATTTAATAAAAGAGGAAAATTGTGGGGAAGGCGAAATCAATTATATCTTCTGTTCAGATGACTATTTACATAAAATCAATGTAAATTTTTTAAACCACGACACGCTTACGGATATAATAAGTTTTGATTACTCCGTAGGAAAAGAACTACATGGAGATATTTATATCTCTGTAGATAGAGTTAGAGACAATGCAAATGATTTTGAAGTAGTTTTTTCCGAAGAGCTTTCTAGAGTTATGGCACATGGTGTTTTGCATTATTGTGGCTATAAAGATAAGTCTGAAGACGATGCTAAAGAGATGCGCTCAAAAGAAGATTACTACTTATCTAAGCGTATATAA
- a CDS encoding phosphoglycerate kinase, producing MKTINDFNFKDKKALIRVDFNVPLDENFNVTDATRIQSAKTTIIKVLEDGGSCVLMSHLGRPKGVEDKYSLRHLENAIEDIVGVELIIAKDCVGAEVEELAKNLKPGTVLLLENLRFHPEETSGDRDFAEKLSRLGDIYVNDAFGTAHRAHASTTIVADFFPENKCFGFLLAKEIESIKKVMDNGEKPVLAVLGGAKVSSKITIIENILDKVDHLIIGGGMTFTFIKAQGGSVGDSICEDDKMDLALDILKQAEAKNVKIHLPVDVLAADAFSNDAETKVIDVTQIPDGWQGLDAGPKSKAIFDDVVMQCKTILWNGPLGVFEMETFASGTIELGNSIAEATKNGAFSLVGGGDSVAAVKQFGFEKKVSYVSTGGGAMLESLEGKTLPGIAAILD from the coding sequence ATGAAAACTATAAACGACTTCAATTTTAAAGATAAAAAAGCTTTAATCCGCGTGGATTTTAATGTGCCCTTAGATGAGAATTTTAATGTTACTGATGCAACAAGAATTCAATCTGCAAAAACTACAATCATCAAAGTTTTAGAAGATGGTGGAAGTTGCGTATTGATGTCCCACTTAGGTCGACCAAAAGGTGTTGAGGATAAGTATTCACTTCGTCATTTAGAGAACGCTATAGAAGATATTGTTGGTGTAGAATTGATTATAGCCAAAGATTGTGTCGGTGCAGAAGTTGAAGAATTGGCAAAGAATTTAAAGCCAGGAACCGTTTTGTTATTAGAAAATCTTCGTTTCCATCCTGAAGAAACATCAGGTGACAGAGATTTTGCAGAAAAACTTTCAAGATTAGGAGATATATATGTTAATGATGCATTTGGTACAGCGCATCGTGCACACGCTTCAACTACTATAGTTGCTGACTTTTTTCCAGAAAACAAGTGTTTTGGTTTCCTTTTAGCAAAAGAGATTGAGAGCATTAAAAAAGTAATGGACAATGGCGAAAAACCTGTCTTAGCTGTACTTGGCGGAGCCAAAGTATCTTCAAAAATTACGATTATTGAAAATATTTTAGATAAAGTAGATCACTTAATTATTGGTGGTGGCATGACATTTACATTTATAAAAGCACAAGGCGGAAGCGTTGGCGATTCTATCTGCGAAGACGATAAAATGGATTTGGCTTTAGATATTTTAAAACAAGCAGAAGCCAAAAATGTAAAAATTCATTTACCAGTTGATGTCTTGGCTGCCGATGCCTTTAGTAATGACGCTGAAACAAAAGTTATTGACGTTACACAAATCCCAGATGGATGGCAAGGTTTGGATGCGGGACCAAAATCAAAAGCAATTTTTGATGATGTAGTCATGCAGTGCAAAACTATTTTATGGAATGGCCCTTTAGGTGTTTTTGAAATGGAAACTTTTGCTAGTGGAACTATAGAATTAGGAAACTCTATTGCAGAAGCCACAAAAAATGGTGCATTTTCTCTTGTTGGTGGTGGTGATTCTGTTGCCGCTGTAAAGCAATTTGGTTTTGAGAAAAAAGTGAGCTACGTTAGTACTGGTGGAGGCGCTATGTTAGAAAGCCTAGAAGGAAAAACATTACCAGGGATTGCAGCGATATTGGATTAA
- a CDS encoding class I SAM-dependent methyltransferase — translation MKDNNQILTVKDYSVSNETFDLIYNQFEDILETSPQPAPENLDAYYKSEDYISHTDSKRNLLEQVYHLVRKRALKKKVGLINSFKAQNKNLLDIGCGTGDFLETASRSNWKITGIEPDEKARNIANKKNNNVVYKIEHLKNLKANSFDVITLWHVLEHLPNLDDHIKIFNHLLKPEGRLVIAVPNHKSYDAKHYKSFWAAYDVPRHLWHFSQKGIKMLFQKHSFNLVITKPMLFDAFYVSLLSEKYKNGFMNPFKAFWIGLRSNLKAKRSSEYSSLIYVFKKS, via the coding sequence ATGAAAGATAACAACCAAATTCTTACCGTAAAAGATTACTCTGTTTCAAACGAAACATTCGATTTGATATACAATCAGTTTGAAGACATATTAGAAACTTCTCCTCAACCGGCTCCTGAAAATTTAGACGCATATTATAAAAGTGAGGATTATATTTCGCACACGGATTCAAAAAGAAATTTATTAGAACAAGTTTATCATCTGGTTAGAAAAAGAGCTTTAAAAAAGAAAGTGGGTTTAATTAATTCTTTTAAAGCTCAAAACAAAAACCTTTTGGACATTGGTTGCGGAACAGGAGATTTTTTAGAAACAGCAAGTCGTAGCAATTGGAAAATCACCGGAATTGAGCCTGATGAAAAAGCAAGAAACATTGCAAATAAAAAAAACAATAATGTTGTTTACAAAATCGAACATTTAAAAAACTTAAAGGCCAACAGTTTTGATGTGATTACGCTTTGGCATGTGTTGGAACATCTTCCAAATTTAGATGATCATATTAAGATATTTAATCATTTATTAAAACCAGAAGGAAGATTAGTTATAGCTGTACCAAATCACAAAAGTTATGACGCTAAACATTATAAATCATTTTGGGCAGCTTACGATGTTCCAAGACACCTTTGGCATTTTTCTCAAAAAGGAATCAAAATGTTATTTCAAAAACACAGCTTCAATCTTGTTATTACAAAACCAATGTTGTTCGATGCGTTCTATGTGAGTTTACTTTCTGAGAAATATAAAAATGGTTTTATGAATCCATTTAAAGCTTTTTGGATTGGATTACGTTCTAATCTTAAAGCAAAACGCTCTAGCGAGTATTCTTCTTTAATTTATGTCTTTAAAAAGAGTTAA
- a CDS encoding DUF4837 family protein, with translation MKKLVSIFCLLLVFSCDEKKDNVRYLSASSGNINSISVVADNLLWEDKVGEAIRQTLAAPAKGLPTEEPMFSLKQIPTPVFSGFATRSRIILKIEKTDSTGIEIKENIYAKPQTVVVVKGKTDQDIISQIKESQAKIIDAFTKREVAEKLRRINKSLLKDEAMEDALGFKVDIPSAYRIASAKDDFYWVRKSLSNNKTMDLMFYSYPLDAIRKNDGTVVDIINMRDTMIAKGIPGEDGMQMITEKAYAPSIYESIIDNKPAYEIRGVWKIADDKIPMGGPFINYAIEDKVNNRYLVAEGYVYAPSLDKREYVFELESIIKSIKIK, from the coding sequence ATGAAAAAATTAGTATCTATTTTTTGCTTGCTTTTAGTGTTTAGTTGTGATGAAAAAAAAGATAACGTTCGTTATTTATCAGCATCTTCAGGTAATATTAATTCAATTTCAGTTGTTGCCGATAATTTACTATGGGAAGACAAAGTTGGTGAAGCGATAAGACAAACATTAGCAGCACCAGCAAAAGGTTTACCAACTGAGGAACCGATGTTTTCTTTAAAACAAATACCAACACCAGTGTTTAGTGGATTTGCAACTAGAAGTCGTATTATACTTAAGATTGAAAAAACAGACTCAACAGGCATTGAAATCAAAGAGAATATATATGCAAAACCTCAAACAGTAGTTGTAGTCAAAGGTAAAACAGACCAAGACATTATCAGTCAGATAAAAGAAAGTCAAGCAAAAATTATTGATGCTTTTACCAAAAGAGAGGTCGCTGAAAAGTTGAGACGTATTAACAAATCATTACTCAAAGATGAAGCTATGGAAGATGCTTTAGGCTTTAAGGTAGATATTCCTTCGGCTTACAGAATAGCCAGTGCAAAAGATGATTTTTATTGGGTAAGAAAGAGTTTGAGTAATAATAAAACAATGGATTTGATGTTTTACAGCTACCCATTAGATGCTATCAGAAAAAATGACGGTACTGTGGTAGACATTATTAATATGCGAGACACAATGATTGCAAAAGGGATTCCAGGAGAAGATGGTATGCAAATGATTACAGAAAAAGCTTATGCACCATCTATATATGAATCTATTATTGATAACAAACCAGCTTACGAAATCAGGGGTGTTTGGAAAATAGCTGACGATAAAATACCAATGGGTGGCCCTTTTATCAATTACGCAATTGAAGACAAGGTGAATAACAGGTATTTAGTGGCAGAAGGTTACGTTTATGCGCCTTCTTTAGATAAGCGTGAATATGTTTTTGAGTTAGAGTCTATTATCAAGTCTATAAAGATTAAATAG
- a CDS encoding twin-arginine translocase TatA/TatE family subunit, protein MISGSIFLAVGPWQWVIIGLAVILLFGGKKIPELMKGLGSGIKEFKDASKDDTSDKDTKE, encoded by the coding sequence ATGATTTCAGGAAGTATTTTTTTAGCAGTTGGTCCATGGCAATGGGTTATCATTGGTTTGGCTGTAATTTTATTATTCGGAGGAAAGAAAATCCCTGAATTAATGAAGGGATTAGGAAGCGGAATTAAAGAATTTAAAGACGCAAGTAAAGACGATACGTCAGATAAGGACACTAAAGAATAA
- a CDS encoding LysM peptidoglycan-binding domain-containing protein encodes MRIQKLFLFIAIVFMSIPVLSQDSIPNPDKKRITEKDFVAGRTYAIDTIIEGITYYKEFISNNSVAEKPKVIVNAAIDGKPKIDKTIPAVNDSLKIKKLEDNEYAAKLDEKWLEELYSNSLYDTIYKSVTELDYKPVDYPELSTDTLKSRLKRLNARTPFNVEYNPSLENVIKRYLKTRRTSMSRLMGLSHFYFPMFEEALDKEDIPLEVKYLAIVESALKPRARSRVGATGLWQFMFGTGKEYDLDVSSYVDERRDPIKSTEAAAKYLARLYKIFGDWDLALASYNSGPGNVSKAIRRSGGYTNYWNIRQNLPRETAGYLPAFLATMYIFEFADEHGFKPERPKYQYVETDTIRVKQMITLDQVAEVTDINIEELQYLNPSYKLDIIPYIKDENYTLRLPRHAIGSFVANEDKIYAFAKAELDKREKPLPQFFENDTKIRYRVKSGDYLGKIARRYGVRVSSIKRWNGLRSNNLKIGQRLTIYPRNPGGKTSKSSTKSKPKTTVSKAGKQTYKVKSGDSLWSIAQKFNGVSVQNLKDWNDISSNKLKIGMTLVVSK; translated from the coding sequence ATGCGTATCCAAAAACTTTTTTTATTCATTGCGATAGTGTTTATGAGCATTCCTGTACTTTCTCAGGACTCCATTCCTAATCCGGATAAAAAACGCATTACCGAAAAAGATTTTGTTGCTGGAAGAACTTATGCTATTGATACTATTATTGAAGGTATTACATATTATAAAGAATTTATTTCTAATAATTCAGTAGCAGAAAAGCCCAAAGTAATTGTAAACGCTGCAATTGATGGCAAACCAAAAATCGATAAAACTATACCTGCAGTCAATGATAGTTTGAAAATAAAAAAACTAGAGGATAATGAATATGCTGCTAAGCTAGATGAAAAGTGGCTTGAAGAATTATACAGTAACTCCCTTTACGACACCATTTATAAATCTGTTACTGAGTTAGATTACAAACCAGTAGATTATCCAGAATTATCAACAGATACACTAAAATCTAGACTTAAAAGACTTAATGCTCGTACGCCATTTAATGTAGAGTATAATCCTTCTTTAGAAAATGTAATCAAGCGTTATTTAAAAACACGAAGAACTTCAATGTCTAGACTTATGGGCTTGAGTCATTTTTATTTTCCAATGTTTGAAGAAGCTTTAGATAAGGAAGATATTCCGTTAGAAGTAAAATATTTAGCGATTGTAGAATCTGCATTAAAGCCTAGAGCACGTTCACGAGTAGGTGCAACGGGTTTATGGCAGTTTATGTTTGGTACAGGAAAAGAATACGATTTAGACGTTAGTAGTTATGTCGACGAGCGTCGCGACCCTATAAAATCTACAGAAGCAGCTGCAAAATACCTCGCTAGATTATATAAGATTTTTGGTGATTGGGATTTGGCGTTAGCATCTTATAATTCAGGACCAGGTAATGTGTCAAAGGCGATAAGACGTTCTGGTGGCTATACTAATTATTGGAATATTAGACAAAACCTTCCACGTGAAACAGCTGGTTATTTACCAGCTTTTTTGGCTACTATGTATATTTTTGAATTTGCCGATGAACATGGATTTAAACCTGAACGACCAAAATATCAGTATGTAGAAACTGATACCATCCGTGTTAAGCAAATGATAACATTAGATCAAGTCGCTGAGGTTACTGATATAAATATTGAGGAGTTGCAATACCTTAACCCATCTTATAAATTAGACATTATTCCATATATAAAAGACGAAAATTATACATTACGATTACCGCGTCATGCTATTGGAAGCTTTGTTGCTAATGAAGATAAAATTTACGCCTTTGCCAAGGCTGAGTTAGATAAGCGTGAAAAGCCATTACCACAGTTTTTTGAAAATGATACAAAGATTAGATATCGCGTAAAAAGCGGCGATTATTTAGGTAAAATAGCACGTAGATATGGTGTTCGTGTTAGCAGTATAAAGCGTTGGAATGGTCTAAGAAGTAACAATCTTAAAATTGGACAACGCCTTACCATTTACCCAAGAAATCCTGGGGGAAAAACATCAAAATCCAGTACTAAATCAAAGCCTAAAACGACGGTCAGTAAAGCAGGTAAACAAACTTATAAAGTAAAATCCGGAGATAGTCTTTGGAGTATTGCTCAAAAATTTAATGGTGTTTCTGTTCAGAATTTAAAAGATTGGAACGATATTAGTAGTAACAAACTCAAAATTGGAATGACTCTTGTGGTGTCCAAATAA